A window of the Citrus sinensis cultivar Valencia sweet orange chromosome 9, DVS_A1.0, whole genome shotgun sequence genome harbors these coding sequences:
- the LOC102623982 gene encoding 21 kDa protein, with amino-acid sequence MEGSSSNHMLKYFLILLAIFSYLNSSSASRHCPSKIAADRRFIKTSCSSTTYPTLCYKSLARHASLIQTSPKLLAHASLNVTLAMAKSTSAVMLKMSKSPGMKPREVDAMQDCLEELSDSVDELRKSIGEMGLIKASNFELTMSDIQTWVSAALTDETTCSDGFEKNTVNGKVVRAQIVKIAHMTSNALALINSYASLRG; translated from the coding sequence ATGGAAGGTTCATCCTCAAATCATATGCTTAAATACTTTCTCATTTTACTAGCCATTTTTTCCTACTTAAATTCAAGCTCAGCCTCTAGACATTGCCCCTCTAAAATTGCTGCTGACAGAAGGTTCATCAAAACATCTTGCAGTTCAACAACTTATCCAACACTTTGCTATAAATCCCTTGCTAGACATGCAAGCTTAATCCAAACAAGCCCTAAGCTCCTCGCCCATGCATCCCTCAACGTGACCCTTGCAATGGCTAAATCAACGTCAGCCGTCATGTTAAAGATGTCGAAAAGCCCTGGAATGAAGCCTAGAGAGGTGGATGCCATGCAAGATTGCTTGGAGGAGCTGAGTGATTCAGTTGATGAGCTCAGAAAGTCCATTGGCGAAATGGGTCTGATCAAAGcttcaaattttgaacttACAATGAGTGATATACAGACTTGGGTTAGTGCTGCTTTGACTGATGAGACTACTTGCAGCGATGGATTTGAGAAGAATACGGTGAATGGGAAAGTTGTGAGGGCCCAGATTGTGAAGATTGCTCATATGACTAGCAATGCCTTGGCTTTGATCAATAGTTATGCTTCTCTTCGCGGTTAG
- the LOC102624263 gene encoding uncharacterized protein LOC102624263: MQQRKSTASGRPSGTDGSDFSYRMVVDSRYTKVARGKSRLSKLIFAQAAIQLIGLLFTFVLNSKEEGPNPLSLSSASLGLVSLIIGELGQKRSRVSLLRVCVVASSIAVLLSVFSVVRTNSILEVINNPSIWETKKFELLETARVLIGSSVQIFLVSTTISLVHNMSPPKKSS, encoded by the exons ATGCAGCAGAGAAAATCAACTGCGTCGGGGCGGCCATCTGGCACCGACGGATCTGATTTTTCGTATCGGATGGTCGTCGATTCCC GATACACAAAGGTGGCTAGAGGGAAGTCTCGTCTCTCTAAACTCATTTTCGCTCAG GCTGCCATTCAATTGATAGGATTGTTGTTCACGTTTGTATTAAATTCGAAGGAAGAGGGTCCCAATCCACTTTCTCTTTCCTCTGCTTCTCTTGGATTGGTTTCTCTTATAATTGGAGAATTAG GTCAAAAGCGCAGCCGAGTCAGTCTCTTGAGAGTTTGCGTGGTTGCATCGTCTATTGCTGTGCTTCTCTCTGTATTTAGTGTCGTCAGgactaattcaattttagag GTTATAAACAACCCAAGCATCTGGGAAACAAAGAAGTTTGAACTTCTTGAAACTGCACGTGTTCTGATCG GATCATCGGTACAGATATTTCTTGTCAGCACTACAATTTCCCTCGTTCATAACATGTCTCCTCCCAAGAAATCTTCTTAG